One Triticum dicoccoides isolate Atlit2015 ecotype Zavitan chromosome 4B, WEW_v2.0, whole genome shotgun sequence genomic window carries:
- the LOC119293550 gene encoding ATP synthase protein MI25-like encodes MRFLSTDMKARNMLFAAIPSICASSPKKISIYNEEMIVARYFIGFLIFSRKSLGKTFKETLDGRIESIQEELQQFFNPNEVILEESNEQQRLLRISLRICSTVVESLPTARCAPKCEKTVQALLCRNLNVKSATLLNATSSRRIRLQDDIVTGFHFSVSERFVSGSTFKASTIDLIREGLIVLRKVRVGGSI; translated from the coding sequence ATGAGATTTCTTTCTACGGATATGAAGGCTAGAAATATGCTATTTGCTGCTATTCCATCTATTTGTGCATCAAGTCCGAAGAAGATCTCAATCTATAATGAAGAAATGATAGTAGCTCGTTATTTTATAGGCTTTCTCATATTCAGTCGGAAGAGTTTAGGTAAGACTTTCAAAGAAACTCTCGACGGGAGAATCGAGTCTATTCAGGAAGAATTGCAGCAATTCTTCAATCCTAACGAAGTAATTCTGGAGGAATCCAATGAACAACAACGATTACTTAGGATCAGCTTGCGAATTTGCAGCACCGTAGTAGAATCATTACCAACGGCACGCTGTGCGCCTAAGTGCGAAAAGACAGTGCAAGCTTTGTTATGCCGAAACCTAAATGTAAAGTCAGCAACACTTCTAAATGCCACTTCTTCCCGCCGCATCCGTCTTCAGGACGATATAGTCACAGGTTTTCACTTTTCAGTGAGTGAAAGATTTGTATCCGGGTCTACGTTCAAAGCTTCTACCATAGACTTAATTCGAGAAGGCTTGATAGTCCTAAGAAAGGTGAGGGTGGGGGGTTCTAtttag